TtgatagaaccctggttgtaatatggttcactttccctgatctttgaaggttggatcaatggtttgatggtttgatgggtgtttgcggaatggtaaaagggtgatgatagatggttttgtggatgggaactcacggatggatgattgatggatagatgaagactttgatcaagagaatgaactcaagTAAGGATCAAAGccaagttgcaattggagaatgaactcctcagcagatcaatgttcaaagatgaacaagggattcacaatgataagagagattttaatcaaaaaaggtgaatgatcttatttgaaatcgaaaccaaagtatttgtagaaaaggaaaacaacatgggaaaacaaagcaaagactaAGACTTGTAGTTCACGAGAAAGGAAAACtaggcaagaccaaagactgaatgattaaagagcttgacttggttttgatcatcgatttggtttggtttggagtaaACCAAGGCTGCAATCGAATTCTTCAATCTTCTGGTTTGAGATCTTGTGATTGGCCCTTGTGATAAGTAGAATGGGTCTTGAGTTTGATCGGATATGGGCTTCTCTTCTTTGGATCGagctgcttctacttcatcttctatgtcACTCTCACTTAGCTCCTGATCAGCTTCTGGTTCAGTGTCACTCCTACTTAGCTCCAGTTCAGCTCCGACACTCTcctcagctccatcactctcttctagctcaaccatgggtgcatcatcccctcctcctttaaaaggatttgacctcaaatctagATCAACATAAGAAACCAACTCGTCAGCATGATAAGGAATCAGATCAGCAATATTGAAAGTAGAGCTAACAGTGTACTTCCCTTCAAGATCAATTTTAtaagcattgttgttgatccgtTCAAGCACTTGAAAGGACCATCTGTCCTTGGTAGAAGTTTAGACTTCCTTTCAGCAGGGAACCTATCTTTCCTCAAGTAAATTGACACCAAGTCTCCTGGCTCTAGAATCAGCTCACGCCTCTTTTTGTTAGCTTGCTTTGCATAAGCCTTAGTTCTTTCTTCaatgttcttcttaacctgctcatgcaaagaaacaacatactcggccttggcctttccatcaagGTTAGTCTGTTCATTAATGGGCAAAGGCAAAAGATCTAATGGAGTCAAAGGactaaaaccatacacaatctggAAAGGAGAATGCTTAGTGGTTCTATGAACTGAatgattgtaagcaaactcaacatgaggtaaacaatcttcccaagactTAATGTTTTTCTTAACCACAGTACGCAAGAGAGATGACAAagtcctattaactacttcagtttgtccatcagtctgagggtgacaagtagtagaaaacaaaagcttagtTCCCAATctagaccaaagagttttccagaagtaactaaggaacttagtatcctatcagacacaatggttctaggcattccatgcaaacgcacaacttctctaaagaaaagatcagCAACATTAACAGCACTATCAGTCTTGTTGCAAGCAATAAAATGTGCCATTTTTGAAAACCTGTCTACTACCACAAAAATCGAATCCCTTCCTCTCTTAGTTCTAGGCAATCCaagcacaaaatccattgataagtctacccaaggtgcatcaggaatagggagaggagtgtacaaaccttgaggtCGGTTCTTAGCTTTAGCTTGAGTGCAAACTATGCATCGGCTGCAGTGTTTCTCAACATCTTTCCTCatgcttggccagtagaagtgttccttCAAGGTGCTGAGTGTCTTATCAAcgccaaagtgtcccattagtccacctccatgagattccctaagatacaactctctcaaagaacactgaggtaAGCATAGACGAGTctcaaagaaaagaaacccaTCAGACCTAAAGTACTTCCCACTAGCATGCTTTTCACAATCTTTGAACACTactttgaaatcaggatcatcagcataataAGTCTTAATCTGATCAAATCCTAACAGTTTTGTTTCCATGGCAGCAAGCAAAGCATACCTcctagacaaagcatcagctaccacattttcttttccttgtttGTAATGAATCACATAAGGAAAAGTTTCAAGGAATTCTACCCATTTGGCGTGCCTCTTGTTAAGCTTGTGCTGCCCTTTAAGATgtttgagtgattcatgatcagtgtggatcacgaattcttttggccaaaggtagtgttgccaagtctcTAGGGCCCTGATCAAAGCGTATAGCTCCTTGTCATAGGTGGGATAATTCGCCATGGCTCctcctagcttctcactgaaataagcaattgGTCTCTTCTCCTGCATCAGTACAGCCCCAATTcctacaccagaagcatcacattctatttcgaaagtcttagaaaaatcaggtaAAGCAAGTAAAGGagcttcagtcaacttccctttcaaggtttggaaagcttcttcttgtgcatCATCCCATTTAAAAccacattcttcttgattaCCTCAGTGAGTGGTGCggctatggtgctgaaatctttcacaaatttcctgtagaaaccagccaAACCATGGAAGCTCCGGACCTCACTCACATTCTTTGGAATAGGCCACTCTCGgattgctttgatcttttcttcatccaCTTTGATTCCTTGAGCtgtaacaacaaagcctaaaaacacaaggtgatctgctccaaaagtacatttcttgAAGTTAGCAAAAAGAGActccttcctaagcacttctaaaaCAGTTTTCAAATGATTAACATGTTCAATCATATTTTTGCTGTAGatcaggatatcatcaaagtatactacaacaaaatgacctatgaaagctcttagaacatgattcatcaatctcatgaaagtgctaggtgcattcgtaagcccaaatggcataacaagccactcatacaacccatgttttgttttgaaagcagttttccattcatcccctccctcatcctaatttgatgataaccacttttcaaatctatcttagagaacaCACAAGAACCGTGCAATTCATCTAACATATCATCGAGCCTAGGAATAGGATACCTGTACTTCACAGTAATGTTGTtaatggctctgcagtcaacacacatgcgccagcttccatctttcttgggcACTAAAAGTACTGgcacagcacatggactcatgcTCTCTCGGATGTGCCCTTTCTCCATCAGCTCATCCACTTGTCTTTGCAGCTCCTTGGTCTCATCTGGATTGGTCCTATAGGCAGGCCGGTTaggaagagaggcgcctggaaccagatctatttggtgttcaataCCACGGAAAGGAGGCAGACCTGCTGGACTATTCTTCTGAAACACATCACCATAATCCTGCAAGATGAATTGAAGATCTTTCGGAAGCTCCGGTGCAAGGTTAGAAGCAGTTAGTGCACctttaaaaacaaagagaagtaaAGGTTGTTTAAGAAAGAAAGCTTTCTTAACCTCACTGTTTTTGGCCATAAGATTAGACCCCATCTTATGTGATTCAGTTGAATCTTTCTTGGCTTCTTGGCGTCGGAGTTTTAGCTGCAGTTGATCCTCATGCACTTCTTGTGGAGATAAGGGAGCTAGAACAATCTTCTTGTCTCGGTGGGTGAAAGAATGGCGGTTTGTAAAACCATCATGGATTGCTCTTTTATCAAACTGCCAGGGCCTTCCTAAGAGGATGTGGCTGGAATCCATAGGTAGAACGTCACACACTATCTCATCCTGGTAtctcccaatggttataggaaccattaCTTGTTCAGTAACCATCAACTCGCCTCCTTCATTCAGCCATTGAAGTGGGTAAGGTTTAGGATGCTTTCCTGTTTTCAATccaagctttgctacaagagattcactagcaacattagtacaactcccaccatctataatcaagctacaaactttatcataaacagtacaacgagtatgaaagagattctccctttgatctatgtcttctggtttggattggacctgaagggatcttcttgtaaccaggagctgACCTCGGACTGGATAGTCTATCAACTCTTCTTCTGAGGCATCAAcattctcttcctcagatatCATATCACCATTATCCAAAAGTagcatcaccttcttgttggtacactcattggcatagtgtccaAAACCatgacacttgaaacacttcacatctcttgctCTGGTTGCTGGTGCCTTTCCTTTATCATCACGCTGATATCCCTTGAGTTCCTCCTTTGCATTCACAATTGGTTTCTCATCCTTGGTAGTGGACGTCTTGTAGTTGTTGCCATAGGAACCCTTGGTTGGATGCTTTCTCTTTAGTTGCTGCTCTATGAGGATAGACTTGTGTAGCAACTCAAAGATATCCTCATACTCATACATCTCTATGCGATCCTGAATATCTCTGCTTAACCCAGCCTGGAAGCGAGCCATGGTAGCTTCAGCTGACTCGTCTACACCACCTTTAAGCATAAGAgtttccatctcctgatagtatTCCTCTACTCCCCTCGTGCCTTGGGTAAGCCTTCTGAGTTTTTGATGCACATCTTTCCCATAATAGCTTGGCACAAGCGTTTCTTCataagagtcttgagttcatacCAGGATGCAACTTGTGCTTCCCAGTCCTCCTTCTTGAAGtaacaatctgatcccaccaatgcaacgcataaccattgaactcagttacagcaagcctcaccttcttcttttccGAATAGTCTTGGCAGTCAAACaccaattcaatcttcttctccaatCAAGATAGTCATCGGGATTGCTAGTGCCTCCAAAGACAGGTATCCGAAGCTTAAGGTTCCCAAGACGATCATCAGGTCTCTCCCTTGGTGCACGTCGAGTAGTATGTCTAGTTTGAGACATTGCACGGTCTGATCTGGTTTGAGAAGCTGCACGTCCTGACCTGATGGACCTTTCTGTTCGATCTTCATCTGTGCTACGTCCAGAAGAGGAGTCTAGATCATTAGCAACGGTAGGTCGTTTTCCTCTCCTCTTTTCCCTAGCTGCTCTCCTAACCTGTGAAGTATtacccaaaacatcattagtagaACGGGTAACCCCAGCAAACTCAAGCTTTTTATCCATCTCATGCATAAGAGTAGCTATCAAGGCATCCATCTGAGTTTTATCCAGTCTAGCTGCTGGTCTTCCCTCTCGTTCCAGATCACTTTCAGACATGACTTCCTGTTAAGAAACTCGACAAAAAAGTAAGTACACAAGTATTATAGTTGAAGCCTCACAAGtatttctctcaagtgtttctctcaactttGTGGTGAAGTTTCTTTGTGAATCCAAGAGCTCAGCAGTCAACAAAGATCAATGCTTCAAAGAACAAAACCCCAACCCcaactaaagaaagagatagacagtattaagggatttaatgggcagggagctttaccaccagagactggatttctcttcagtctagctggatttctcttcagctttcttagatactttgatcttttctttttttttttactggtTGGCCCCCCCAAAAtattagatagatagataagagaATGGAGTTTCACAGAGATCAATCGAGGTTCCCaaaacgaaagagagaagaatttaaagagtttttgcgaaacaaaccctagatcacgagccttcaatctgctctgataccacctgatagaaccctggttgtaatatggttcactttccctgatctttgaaggttggatcaatggtttgatggtttgatgggtgtttgcggaatggtaaaagggtgatgatagatggttttgtggatgggaactcacggatggatgattgatggatagatgagagactttgatcaagagaatgaactcaagTAAGGATCAAAGccaagttgcaattggagaatgaactcctcagcagatcaatgttcaaagatgaaaaCAGGGATTCACAATGATAAAGAGAGATTTAatcaaaaaggtgaatgatcttattgaaatcgaaaccaaagtatttgtagaaaaggaaaacaacatgggaaaacaaagcaaagactaagacttgtagttcacgagaaagaaaggaaaactaggcaagaccaaagactgaatgattaaagagcttgacttggttttgatcatcgatttggtttggtttggagtaaACCAAGGCTGCAATCGAATTCTTCAATCTTCTGGTTTGAGATCTTGTGATTGGCCCTTGTGATAAGTAGAATGGGTCTTGAGTTTGATCGGATATGGGCTTCTCTTCTTTGGATCGagctgcttctacttcatcttctatgtcACTCTCACTTAGCTCCTGATCAGCTTCTGGTTCAGTGTCACTCCTACTTAGCTCCAGTTCAGCTCCGACACTCTcctcagctccatcactctcttctagctcaaccatgggtgcatcacatggttacaatatttataaactttacaTCAGAATCAAGACAAGAGAAAAtaagaataaagaaaagaagCTGCTGGTTGATGAAAGGGACATCTCATAACGGCTCCCTTCCCATAAGTGGAACATGTGatcttttctattttaaattgcAAGTTGCAGCCTGAAGTCCCAACGGTTCTCTTTGACTTCTAAGCTCCTTTTTGTCGATTTAAAACCTTGTCTTGCCTTCCAAACCAAGCTAGGTCTCTACTGCTTGCCTTGTAAAGTCAAGACTTGTACGGCCATGCTTGCTCCACAGAGCATGTATGAACCACATTGTTCCAATGCGCCTAGCTCactctccttctctcttcttctctcttatgtcttcatgtcaatagaaccacgatctaagaagctttattttggaaccactaatcagtggagaataaccaggaagttgaataaatctcataagtgttgtgagcaagaagatatcccaccttctatccagatgattctagatttgcctgttcggacatatgcattatcttcatgattcttatcaaacaggatgaaccacgatctaagaagctttatttggaaccactaatcagtggagaataaccaggaagttgaataaatctcataggagttgtgagtaagaagatatcccactttctatccagatgattccagattggcctgttcggacatatggcaatatcttcatgattcttatcaaaccaggatgaaccacaatctaagaagctttatttggaaccactaatcagtggagaataaccaggaagttgaataaacttCATAGgaattgtgagtaagaagatatcccactttctatccagatgaattccagattagcctgttcggacatatggcaatatcttcatgattcttatcaaaccaggaatgaaccacgatctaagaagctttatttggaaccactaatcagtggagaataaccaggaagttgaataagtcccataggagttgtgattaagaaagATATCtccacttttatccagatgattccagattagcctgttcggacattatggcaatatcttcatgatttatcaaccaggatgaaccacgatctaaagaagctttatttggaaccactaatcagtggagaataaccaggaagttgaataatctctataggagttgtgagtaagaagatatccccactttctatccagatgattccagattagcctgttcggacataaggcaatatcttcatgattcttattaaaccaggatgaaccaatatataagaagcttgactggtaacaactaatcagtggagaataaccaggaagttgaataagtctcataggagttttgattaagaagatatcccactttctattccagatgattccagattagcctgttcggacatatggcaatatcttcatgattcttatcaaaccaggatgaaccacgatctaagaagcttttatttggaaacactaatcagtggagaataaccaggaagttgaataaatctcataagtgttgtgagcaagaagatatcccaccttctatcccgatgattctagatttgcctgttcgtaTTATTTTAGTAATCTGAGTAGTTATGAAgggttgaaagagattaagaggcTAAGAGAATCAGAGATTGGTGAGAAAGATTTCCAgatgtaatagtgtatagtaaacTCGAGactaagagagaaagagactcaagaaTTGCTTAGATTAATAATCAGAgtgtttacaaatatatatatggagaGGTTAAcaagggtttgcgacaaggataagaagtctaagcactattctaagcatgtggagtcaagacTGGTTTAGGCGCCTCttttgaatacttggaccatatgcttcacatgcttgatacctttagcatcttgaccagatgctctttGCCATTCCAGCCTTGTCCAGCCTGTCATGGCGAGCCTCAACCTGATCtttaaacggtcacaagcttccTCTCTTAACCCTCCTTTTGGTTAAGAGTATCCGACATCCTTTTcacctcttctcttctccatttacctcagtaacttcttttcaccacagtaactaaaagttactgtaatagtaacttccAAATAGTAACTCAAGAtcattcttctcctcttctctccatgTTAACCTCCTTTCTCaacacttcatctcaacactccccctcaagcttgaccatatggaacaagtcaagcttggaaagccatgagatcttcctcattaaaaacctcaccaaggaaaacccattgggacaaaaccttgatgagggaaaaagagtgaagacctcatagctaaggggatcagctcctcttgctcaaatcaatgaggcccaacctgatatggatggactccattgtcttctgtctcgcagccttagtgaacacatcagccaactgatcttcacttcttgtgtagcatggtaagatcactccaagtacaatcatctgcctgaccttgtggcaatcaacctcaatgtgcttggtcctctcatggaacactgagttggatgcaatgtgaattgcagcttggttatcacagtgcatggtcattggtgtagcttgatcaatctctaggtgcttcagaatccccttgatccacacaagctcgttggttagcttcagcatggctctatactcagcttctgcactagagcatgagaccaccttctgcttcttactcttccaagtaaccaagttcccaccaatgaaagtacaatagccagtggttgatcttctatcagctctatctcctgcccaatcggcatcacaatagcccaccacttctgtactcttgttgcaacccatccaaactccaagaccttgtgtaccattcagatacatcaatagtctttccaccatgcgccagtgatgctcctttggagcttgcatatgctggcttacctgattcacagcaaaacatatatcaggccgagtgattgtcaaatagattaacttaccaacaagctttctataaagctttggatcatggaagagcttgctatcttcaatctccccctcacgtgggaccttgtacccatcctccatgggcatcttagccaccttgcctccatatgcacctgcatctttcaaaagatcaagtgtatatttcctttgagagataaataatccttccttggctctacacaactcaataccaaggaagtacttcatctctcctaagtctttaatgtcaaaaacagatttgagaaactccttagttgccttgatacctgttctatcagaaccagtaatgataatatcatctacatacacaaggattacaatgatacctgagggtgtaaccaatgtgaagagagtatgatcaagttctgacttcctgaagcctctaccattcaaggttgtgctcaatttgtggtaccaagctctaggggattgcttgaggccatagattgctttctttagtctcaaaacatttcccttcttcactagatgctcaagaccaggtggtggcagcatatacacttcatcctctagttctccttgtagaaaagcattcttgacatccatttgccaaagatcccactcaaggttcactgccaatgataagactactcggatggtgtgaagcttggccactggtgcaaaggtatcaatgtagtcttctccatatgtttgagtgaaccctcttgccaccagtcttgtcttgcgcctatctatcttcccatttggaagatacttgatagtaaagatccatctactagacacagccctcttgccttttggtaaagcactctcataccatgtatcattcttgatcatggcatctgcttcagcattgactgagtctctccattcttgtataagcattgcttcttcatagcttcttggaacataactctcatccaagcttacttgaaaagcacaatgctcttctggatactgagcaaaggaacacacagcctgagaaggatgctccacagcctgggcattgtagtacactctcgtgtttacccagttggaagcatccctcttgacccttgtactccttctcaaggctGGTGGTGAGACATCTTGTGATACTGGCTCGACTTGCTCTTgttgctcttgttcttgtacactgtcTTGTACACTCTCACCAGATGCTTCACCACTCTCTTCACTAGTTActggctgactctcttcagttccattactagcttccacaccttggtcatgagaaccacccgagctctcaTCTCCACTTGAACCACTTGAACTttctccccccacatgatcaaggttggaagttgtttgacccactgcttgatctcttggtggtgttcttgttgttgatgcCCGAGGCTGATCTTGGGACATGTggattccaagaccctctaagatggttctcaatgtagaagctctatctgaggtaagatccttcaaatcttcctgattctgctcctcatagtaacccctttcttctataaacttcacttctcttgatactaacactcttcttgtgtcaggatcatagcacttgtaacccttttgtgaggatgaatatcccacaaacattgccttcacACTTCTAGCTTCTAGCTTGTTCCTCAtttcactaggcaccatcacatagcacaaacatccaaacactctcatatgctccaaggtaggtttgtattggtttaatacctcaaatggagcctgccctttcaagaccagtgtaggagttcggttgatcagatagcatgctgtagtcacagcatcactccaaaacctcttaggcactttAGACTGGAGCATCAGtgtccttgccacctccatgagatgtctattctttctttcagctacaccattctgttgtggtgtatagggacaactcgtttgatgcaagattccatgagtggataggtgttgcttgaatgcattgccagtgtactctcctccattatcagacctgaaaatcttaatcttggcatgatattggttagtcacataagcttgaaaatttttaaatgcatcaagcaccctatctttggttggaatgagtgttagccaggtgtatttggatttttcatcaataaaagagacataatacttatgagattctctagacaagcaaggagcagtccaaacatcagaatgaataagatcaaaacatttctcataaacagtagaagagtttggaaagacagttttacaatgcttgcctaaaatacaagcttcacaatcattattctcaaaagaaacacctggcaacatcagtttaaaagccttattatgagggtgtcctagtctagcatgccacaatgcatttttactcaaaccagaagcagaaatagtagtaaacgagcagctataatttgaaacaggagcaagatcttcaagcaaatacaagtcacccttggttactcctttcccaatcatcttgctgcttttaatatcctgaaacttcacatcatcagggctaaagataacattacattgcaaatcagtagcacatctcttaacagataaaagatttgaagcaaaatcaggcatataaagggcttgagactctttatcaaacagcttgagacttcctattcctttaataggaatcctatcaccattagcaatcatcacatgaccagaatgagggagaatgttcttaatcaacttagtgtcacttatcatgtgatgagatgcaccagaatcaactatcaatggctttgatgcacaagatttagcaatgagagcaaggatgctagaaggcttgaaagaatgagtatgatcagtcctagcaagactagcaatactagaaacaaTGCTATCAATGCTACTCATTTTCACAGGATCATCtaccatcctagcaccaaaagaataaccaaagtcattaccaaagttaccatgatccttgaagtgttttatgattgcatcaaggtcggatttcttgATGTAATCATCACAAGGGTTGCTGCGGATAGTAGGAGCACCAGAATAGGCCACCagggacttgccatcaccaccagtatcctgcatagccacttccttacccttgctagtaccagctccactcgaTCCTCCACTTGAGCTCTCGGACATGTGAGCCCTTGCTTCCttgtccttcatgaacttagctggcttcaagtgcggatggagtatccagcagctactcttcttatgcccatgcttcttacagtgatcacaattgccattgaacttctcatacttcccttgtactgccttgttagcttggtaACCCTCTCCTGGTTCATCTTGACTCGCTTGGTTAGCAAGTGAcatctctcccttcttcccaaATAGTCCAATAGAGCCTTGCTCTTTTTGAATCCGGGAACACACTTCCTCAAGGTCTGGCAGATCATCTTCTCTTAGCAACTTCAGTATCAAACCATTGTATGCCGGGTTCAGAGTGAGAAGcaaaccaaagaccttgtcttgctctcttctcttgttgagctcatcagcatctagagtacttggtctcaacatttccagctcggaccagagtgatctgaaccttcccaagtgtttagtgaactccatatcctcttgtacaagcagattgatagcttgcttgatctcaaacactcggcttaggtttgatgtgttgccatacaccttcttcagggtatcccacagctccttggctgtttcacagtagctatatgcttccagtatagctggctcaagtgatgcatggagaactgacatcaccaacatgtcttcttgttcccacttctcaagcacatcacttgaggtttcttctccctcttttccttgagtaagaagctttggaggatctcctggtatgatatgcttccagagacccttgcatccaactgtggttctcaccatccgagaccacaccaagtagttgcttcccttgaagcaaaccgcaaccttcatattgttgtatccaccaccttccatcttgaaagccgacacctttagacttcaactaatacttcctgagcttgtaatcacctgaaacaatactcaacaatcccagacttgtactcacaactcc
The Raphanus sativus cultivar WK10039 unplaced genomic scaffold, ASM80110v3 Scaffold2715, whole genome shotgun sequence genome window above contains:
- the LOC130505939 gene encoding uncharacterized protein LOC130505939, translating into METLMLKGGVDESAEATMARFQAGLSRDIQDRIEMYEYEDIFELLHKSILIEQQLKRKHPTKGSYGNNYKTSTTKDEKPIVNAKEELKGYQRDDKGKAPATRARDVKCFKCHGFGHYANECTNKKVMLLLDNGDMISEEENVDASEEELIDYPVRAKLGLKTGKHPKPYPLQWLNEGGELMVTEQVMVPITIGRYQDEIVCDVLPMDSSHILLGRPWQFDKRAIHDGFTNRHSFTHRDKKIVLAPLSPQEVHEDQLQLKLRRQEAKKDSTESHKMGSNLMAKNSEVKKAFFLKQPLLLFVFKGALTASNLAPELPKDLQFILQDYGDVFQKNSPAGLPPFRGIEHQIDLVPGASLPNRPAYRTNPDETKELQRQVDELMEKGHIRESMSPCAVPVLLVPKKDGSWRMCVDCRAINNITVKYRYPIPRLDDMLDELHGFVVTAQGIKVDEEKIKAIREWPIPKNVSEVRSFHGLAGFYRKFVKDFSTIAAPLTEEKRPIAYFSEKLGGAMANYPTYDKELYALIRHKLNKRHAKWVEFLETFPYVIHYKQGKENVVADALSRRYALLAAMETKLLGFDQIKTYYADDPDFKVKKNIEERTKAYAKQANKKRRELILEPGDLVSIYLRKDRFPAERKSKLLPRTDGPFKCLNGSTTMLIKLILKGSTLLALLSILLI